The Flavobacterium sp. IMCC34852 genome contains the following window.
TCAATTAAAAGGAAGTTTCCCGGAACGTTTCGACATTCGCGGAGAAATCATTCTCCCTTTTGAAGGATTCGAAAAAATGAACCAAGAGCTGATTGAAATAGGCGAAACACCCTATTCCAATCCAAGAAATACTGCTTCCGGTAGTTTGAAATTACAAGACAGCAGTGAAGTAGCTAAAAGACCTTTAGAATGTTTGCTGTACTTTATTGTAGGGAATAATCTCAACATCAAAACCCAATTTGAAGGTTTAGAAGCCGCCAGAAGTTGGGGTTTCAAAGTCCCGAAAGAAGCCAAATTAGCCAATAGTTTGGCCGAAGTTTTCGAATACATCAATTATTGGGACGAACACCGACACCACTTGCCTTACGAAACCGATGGTGTTGTAATTAAGGTGAATAGTTTCCAACATCAGGATGAATTGGGTTATACGGCTAAATCACCGCGTTGGGCCATGGCTTATAAATTCAAAGCCGAACAAGTTTCTACCAAACTCAATTCGATTTCGTATCAAGTCGGCCGAACCGGTTCGATTACTCCTGTGGCTAATTTAGAGCCGGTTCAATTGGCCGGAACTATTGTCAAAAGGGCTTCTTTGCACAATGCTGATCAAATTGAAAAACTCGACATCAGATTAGGCGATACCGTATTTGTTGAAAAAGGAGGCGAAATCATTCCGAAGATTATTGCCGTTGATTTATCCAAAAGAAATCCGGCATCAGAAAGAACGCAATACATTTCTCATTGTCCGGAATGTAATTCGGAACTGGTCAGATTGGAAGGCGAAGCCAATCATTATTGCCCCAACTTTTATGGTTGTCCACCACAAATTATAGGTAGAATTCAGCATTTTATTTCTCGTAAAGCCATGGATATTGAAGGTTTGGGTGGAGAAACTGTCGCTTTACTTTACAACAATGGTTTAGTAAAAGATTATGCTGATTTATACGAACTAACGGTGGAGCAAATTTTGCCTTTAGATCGTATGGCGCAGAAATCGGCTGAGAATTTAGTCAATGGTGTTCTGAAATCAAAAGAAGTACCGTTTGAAAGAGTGTTGTATGCGATAGGAATTCGTTATGTTGGAGAAACCGTAGCTAAGAAATTAGCCAAATATTACAAGACCATTGATGCCATCCGAAGTGCTTCTTTGATGGATTTAATCTTAGTGGATGAAATAGGAGAGAAGATTGCCCAAAGTGTCATTGAATTCTTTGAGAATGAAGAAAATGTTCGCATCATTGAGCGTTTAAAACAATATGGCGTTCAAATGGAAATGATTGAAGTCCACAATCCGAATGCTACAGATAAATTAGTTGGTAAAATCTTTGTTGTTTCCGGTGTATTTGAAAAATTCTCACGTGACGATTTGAAAAAAGCCATTGAAGATAACGGCGGAAAAGTCGGCAGTTCTATTTCGGCTAAAACTGATTTTGTGGTTGCGGGTGATAATATGGGTCCGGCCAAATTGGAAAAAGCCAACCAACTAAAAGTCCCGATTATTTCAGAAGACGACTTTTTAACTATGATTTCTTAGCTGTTAAAACGTATTTTATTGACTTTAAATCATTTGGTATTATTTTTTGTGTTAATTTTAATTATCAAAAATGATTTTTATGTTTAAAAAGGACAGTATCGTAAAGGCATTAACTTTTTGCTTTTTTATCGTAGCTTTTTTTGAAATTGTTTCAGAATACTTAGCGTATACTCCATTTATTTGTTCATTAAAACCTTTGATTCCGCTACTTTTAGTAGTGATATATCTTACTAGCTCTACCCAAAAGAATCCTGTGTTTGTGATTGTTTTATTGCTTTCTATGGTGGTCA
Protein-coding sequences here:
- the ligA gene encoding NAD-dependent DNA ligase LigA, which encodes MDIPKIIQDLRDELNQHNHNYYVLDQPTISDFEFDQKLKQLQELENQHPECFDENSPTQRVGGTITKNFQTVVHDYRMYSLDNSYSKEDLIDWETRIQKVLGNVPLQYTCELKYDGASISITYENGKLLRAVTRGDGFQGDDVTNNIKTIKSIPLQLKGSFPERFDIRGEIILPFEGFEKMNQELIEIGETPYSNPRNTASGSLKLQDSSEVAKRPLECLLYFIVGNNLNIKTQFEGLEAARSWGFKVPKEAKLANSLAEVFEYINYWDEHRHHLPYETDGVVIKVNSFQHQDELGYTAKSPRWAMAYKFKAEQVSTKLNSISYQVGRTGSITPVANLEPVQLAGTIVKRASLHNADQIEKLDIRLGDTVFVEKGGEIIPKIIAVDLSKRNPASERTQYISHCPECNSELVRLEGEANHYCPNFYGCPPQIIGRIQHFISRKAMDIEGLGGETVALLYNNGLVKDYADLYELTVEQILPLDRMAQKSAENLVNGVLKSKEVPFERVLYAIGIRYVGETVAKKLAKYYKTIDAIRSASLMDLILVDEIGEKIAQSVIEFFENEENVRIIERLKQYGVQMEMIEVHNPNATDKLVGKIFVVSGVFEKFSRDDLKKAIEDNGGKVGSSISAKTDFVVAGDNMGPAKLEKANQLKVPIISEDDFLTMIS